The following proteins are co-located in the Flavobacteriales bacterium genome:
- a CDS encoding tetratricopeptide repeat protein, whose amino-acid sequence MQGKTLIAFVCYLVVNVLVAQSANSYDDLWSKWENKKLEDSIRCKALDDLIWEYYLAERTDSALIVIDQLYTYAVLKDNIDYQVKALNAKGGYYFYLPDLDKALDCFEQSLTLSKLNGDEKGEAAAYSNISNVYLTTGLYDKAIEHLSKALALKIKAKDEKGEAGVYESLSRLYTRKGDYKKAIEHLFNSLRVFEQLDEQARVAKLYNNLALIYTDLEDYKNAEENFNKSIVICKALGNERDRYYSLSNLGGVYMRQKNYKKSLNVFKEVEKGVQQFDDVSFQVGVPLSIGSTYYCMQNLDSALFYVSKGLEFSEFYNDFESKVIALNTLGLIYFEKGNYDLSEKYSKASYQLAKESGNVEKMKDAALNLSETYEQKGWFAQAFEMHKIYTEMKDSIGNEGNQRMLMRANIEYDYEMKKFQDSINQEQLISLKNMEIATQKAQNTSNIIVTISIMGLLLLVGTFYYFQYKSRNEKEVYTLKNQALRLQINPHFFFNAMNSINRYIGNNEPIMAKSYLTKFAKVMRLSLDSVQDDVVPLQQEIDFLTNYIEIEKLQHKNFEYQINVEHTIDTEEVVVPPLIVQPYIENAILHGFVNKSVDEKGEIQIAFSADGEFLLVEISDNGVGIESAKQVDFKETGHKSLAMKITQKRINAFSKKNIEVNFSSPKNGTGTIVKFKMPIVKLTG is encoded by the coding sequence ATGCAAGGGAAAACCTTAATAGCTTTTGTATGCTATTTGGTCGTTAATGTTTTGGTGGCTCAGTCAGCTAATTCCTACGATGACCTTTGGTCAAAATGGGAAAATAAAAAACTGGAGGACTCAATTAGGTGCAAAGCGTTAGATGATTTAATATGGGAGTACTATTTAGCAGAAAGAACAGATAGTGCTTTAATCGTTATTGACCAATTGTATACGTATGCTGTTTTAAAAGATAATATTGATTATCAAGTTAAAGCATTAAATGCCAAAGGAGGTTATTATTTTTACTTGCCAGATTTAGATAAGGCATTGGATTGTTTTGAACAATCGTTGACATTGTCTAAGTTAAATGGTGATGAAAAAGGAGAAGCAGCTGCATATTCTAACATCAGCAACGTTTATTTAACTACTGGTTTGTATGATAAGGCGATAGAACACCTGTCTAAAGCGCTAGCGTTAAAAATAAAAGCTAAGGACGAGAAAGGGGAAGCAGGTGTTTATGAAAGCTTATCTCGACTGTATACACGTAAGGGAGATTATAAAAAAGCGATAGAACACCTCTTCAATAGTTTAAGAGTTTTTGAACAATTAGATGAACAAGCTCGGGTAGCAAAGCTATACAATAACCTTGCATTGATATATACGGACCTAGAAGATTATAAAAATGCTGAGGAAAACTTCAATAAAAGTATCGTTATATGCAAGGCGTTAGGGAACGAAAGGGATCGCTATTATAGTTTGTCAAATTTAGGAGGGGTCTATATGAGGCAGAAGAACTATAAAAAGTCATTAAATGTATTCAAAGAAGTAGAAAAAGGAGTGCAGCAATTTGATGATGTCTCATTTCAAGTCGGGGTGCCTTTATCCATAGGGAGTACTTATTACTGTATGCAAAATCTAGATTCAGCGTTGTTTTATGTTTCAAAAGGGCTTGAGTTCTCTGAGTTTTATAATGACTTTGAAAGTAAAGTTATTGCTCTGAATACTTTAGGGTTGATTTACTTCGAAAAGGGAAATTACGATTTAAGCGAAAAATATAGTAAGGCTTCCTATCAATTAGCAAAAGAATCTGGAAATGTTGAAAAAATGAAAGATGCAGCATTAAATCTTTCAGAAACCTATGAACAAAAAGGATGGTTTGCTCAAGCTTTTGAAATGCATAAGATCTATACTGAAATGAAAGATAGTATCGGTAATGAGGGAAACCAACGGATGTTGATGAGAGCTAATATTGAGTATGACTATGAGATGAAGAAGTTTCAAGATAGTATAAATCAAGAGCAATTGATTAGCTTAAAAAATATGGAGATTGCAACGCAAAAAGCCCAAAACACTTCAAATATAATTGTGACAATTTCTATTATGGGGTTGTTACTATTAGTAGGAACCTTTTATTATTTTCAATACAAAAGTAGAAATGAAAAGGAAGTTTACACATTAAAAAATCAAGCGCTTAGATTACAAATAAATCCTCATTTCTTTTTTAATGCAATGAATTCGATTAATCGGTATATTGGTAATAATGAGCCGATAATGGCAAAAAGTTATTTAACAAAGTTTGCCAAAGTAATGCGTTTATCATTAGATAGTGTACAAGATGATGTTGTGCCTTTACAACAAGAAATAGATTTCTTAACCAATTATATTGAGATAGAAAAACTCCAACATAAAAACTTTGAATATCAGATTAATGTAGAGCACACTATTGATACAGAGGAAGTTGTTGTTCCGCCTCTTATCGTACAACCCTATATTGAAAATGCAATATTACATGGTTTCGTTAATAAAAGTGTAGACGAAAAAGGTGAGATCCAAATTGCTTTTTCAGCAGATGGAGAGTTTCTATTGGTAGAAATTTCAGATAATGGAGTGGGGATTGAATCAGCAAAGCAAGTCGATTTTAAAGAGACTGGTCATAAGTCATTGGCAATGAAGATTACTCAAAAAAGAATCAACGCTTTCTCTAAAAAGAACATAGAAGTCAACTTTTCTTCACCAAAGAATGGCACCGGGACGATCGTTAAATTTAAGATGCCAATCGTTAAATTAACAGGATGA
- a CDS encoding 1,4-dihydroxy-2-naphthoyl-CoA synthase codes for MENIAWETVKEYKDITYKKCGGVARIAFNRPDVRNAFRPHTTSELYDAFYDVQEDTSIGVVLLSAEGPSSKDGVYAFCSGGDQKARGEKGYVGQDGRHRLNILEVQRLIRFMPKVVIAVVPGWAVGGGHSLHVVCDMTLASKEHAIFKQTDADVTSFDGGYGSAYLAKMVGQKKAREIFFLGRNYSAQEAYEMGMVNAVVPHAELESTAYQWAQEILEKSPTSIKMLKFAMNLTDDGMVGQQVFAGEATRLAYMTEEAKEGRNAFLEKRKPNFDKNGWIS; via the coding sequence ATGGAAAATATAGCTTGGGAAACAGTAAAAGAATATAAAGATATCACCTATAAAAAATGTGGAGGAGTAGCTCGAATAGCATTCAATCGACCAGATGTAAGGAATGCATTTAGGCCACATACAACGAGTGAATTATATGATGCGTTTTATGATGTGCAAGAAGATACCAGTATAGGAGTTGTTTTACTTTCAGCAGAAGGACCATCTTCAAAAGATGGGGTGTATGCGTTTTGTAGTGGGGGAGATCAAAAAGCAAGAGGAGAAAAAGGTTATGTAGGCCAAGATGGACGTCACCGTTTAAATATCTTAGAAGTACAACGTTTGATTCGTTTTATGCCTAAAGTGGTTATTGCTGTTGTTCCTGGTTGGGCTGTAGGAGGTGGCCACAGTTTACATGTTGTTTGCGATATGACATTAGCAAGTAAAGAACACGCAATCTTCAAACAAACTGATGCAGATGTCACAAGTTTTGATGGAGGGTATGGTTCTGCCTACTTAGCAAAAATGGTCGGACAAAAGAAAGCTAGAGAAATTTTCTTTTTAGGAAGAAACTACTCAGCTCAGGAAGCGTATGAAATGGGAATGGTGAATGCAGTTGTGCCACATGCAGAATTGGAAAGCACAGCATATCAATGGGCGCAAGAAATTTTAGAAAAGTCACCAACATCAATTAAAATGTTGAAGTTTGCGATGAATCTTACCGATGATGGGATGGTCGGGCAACAAGTTTTCGCCGGAGAAGCAACAAGACTAGCTTATATGACAGAAGAAGCAAAAGAGGGACGTAATGCGTTTTTAGAGAAACGTAAACCTAACTTTGATAAAAACGGTTGGATTTCTTAA
- a CDS encoding acyl-CoA dehydrogenase family protein: MNFDISENESMIQQMVKDFAEKEIRPNVMTWDESQEFPVELFKKAGELGLMGVLVPTEYGGAGMGYNEYIMVIREIAKVCGSIGLSIAAHNSLCTNHILKFGNDEQKKKWLPKLATGEWIGAWGLTEANTGSDAGRMQCTAKQDGDYWVINGSKNFITHGKSGDCIVVIVRTGELLDSHGMTAFVVERGTEGFLAGKKEDKLGMRASETAEVIFDNCRVHKDNILGEVGDGFIQAMKILDGGRISIGSLGLGIGEGALEASINYAKEREQFGKPIASFQGISFKLADMATEIEGAKLLLYQAADKLMKGEKVNKLSAMAKYKASEVGVTVSTEAVQIFGGYGYIKEFPVEKFFRDSKLCTIGEGTSEIQKLVISRELLK; this comes from the coding sequence ATGAATTTTGATATTTCAGAAAATGAAAGCATGATTCAGCAAATGGTAAAAGATTTTGCTGAAAAAGAAATCCGCCCTAATGTGATGACATGGGATGAATCTCAAGAGTTTCCAGTAGAGTTGTTTAAAAAAGCTGGAGAACTTGGTTTAATGGGAGTTTTAGTACCAACAGAATATGGAGGAGCTGGAATGGGGTATAACGAATACATCATGGTTATTAGAGAAATAGCTAAAGTATGTGGTTCAATAGGATTGTCAATTGCCGCACATAACTCATTATGTACCAACCATATTTTGAAATTTGGGAACGATGAGCAAAAGAAAAAATGGTTGCCAAAGTTAGCCACTGGAGAGTGGATAGGTGCTTGGGGATTAACAGAAGCTAATACAGGTTCTGATGCTGGAAGAATGCAATGTACAGCAAAACAAGATGGAGACTATTGGGTGATCAATGGTTCTAAAAACTTTATTACACACGGTAAATCAGGAGACTGTATTGTAGTGATTGTAAGAACTGGTGAATTGCTAGATTCGCATGGTATGACAGCTTTTGTTGTAGAAAGAGGTACAGAAGGATTCTTAGCAGGGAAGAAAGAAGATAAATTAGGAATGAGAGCTTCTGAAACTGCAGAAGTGATTTTTGATAATTGTAGAGTTCATAAAGACAATATCTTAGGTGAAGTTGGAGATGGATTTATTCAAGCAATGAAAATCTTAGATGGAGGAAGAATATCTATTGGTTCTTTAGGTTTAGGAATTGGAGAAGGAGCGTTAGAAGCTTCAATTAATTATGCAAAAGAACGTGAGCAATTTGGTAAACCAATCGCTAGTTTTCAAGGAATTTCTTTCAAGTTAGCAGATATGGCTACAGAGATAGAAGGTGCTAAGTTGCTATTGTATCAAGCAGCAGATAAATTAATGAAAGGAGAAAAAGTAAATAAACTTTCTGCAATGGCAAAATACAAAGCTTCAGAAGTGGGAGTTACTGTTTCTACTGAGGCTGTACAAATCTTTGGAGGATATGGTTACATTAAGGAATTTCCAGTAGAAAAGTTCTTTAGAGACTCTAAATTATGTACGATCGGAGAGGGAACGTCTGAAATTCAAAAATTAGTCATCTCAAGAGAATTACTAAAATAA
- a CDS encoding adenine phosphoribosyltransferase: MDLKQRIDQAIRNVPDFPKEGIMFKDITPVLENAELSAEIIKEFAAKIEGKVDAIAGIESRGFLFGFPVAVQLGIPFILIRKKGKLPYKTISHKYDLEYGSAEIEMHVDTITPGMNVLVHDDLLATGGTAVAASELITKQGGNVAGFSFLVELAFLEGAEKLKSYSDKITSLVSY; the protein is encoded by the coding sequence ATGGATTTGAAACAACGAATAGATCAGGCAATCAGAAATGTACCTGATTTTCCAAAAGAGGGGATAATGTTTAAAGATATTACTCCTGTATTAGAAAATGCTGAATTGTCGGCAGAAATCATTAAAGAGTTTGCAGCAAAAATAGAAGGAAAAGTAGATGCAATAGCCGGAATTGAAAGTAGAGGGTTTTTATTTGGATTCCCAGTAGCAGTTCAATTGGGAATACCTTTTATTTTAATTCGTAAAAAAGGAAAGTTACCTTATAAAACGATAAGTCATAAATATGATTTAGAATATGGAAGTGCTGAAATAGAAATGCATGTTGATACCATTACTCCAGGAATGAACGTCTTAGTTCATGATGATTTGTTAGCTACAGGAGGAACAGCTGTTGCGGCTTCTGAATTGATTACTAAACAAGGTGGAAATGTCGCTGGTTTTTCGTTTTTAGTTGAACTTGCTTTTTTAGAGGGAGCTGAAAAATTAAAGTCATATTCTGATAAAATAACAAGTTTAGTCAGCTACTAG
- a CDS encoding helix-hairpin-helix domain-containing protein produces the protein MSFKLKEYFSSTSSERKGLFVLTVLLALSFFYFFIEDYFLKTASPVEISVKEVGRIERLSNQEKDYKAQLKKEKVTLFQFNPNEATQEEWEQLGFSTKQAASIVKYRSKGFRFKKKTDLKKLYVIDEEKYQQLEPYIVLPAQKPKKKQENYRIVYLISPQPVYQKLTPLGQVYYKKEQDEYKYYSEAYPNWEMAYIALENVTSKGFESAFITKLPVDFRCYPIVHQKEKSKKIEVIIEVNSADTTAFKRMKGIGSYYAKKLVNYREKLGGFYSVEQLKEVYGIQPEVIEQNKDRLTLDTTLIDKININTVTKEELKRHPYIKWNIANSLVMYRINHGKYQSVQNIQNSDLVNDELYRKIVRYLTVK, from the coding sequence ATGTCTTTTAAATTAAAAGAATACTTTTCAAGCACAAGTTCCGAGCGTAAAGGTTTGTTTGTGTTAACCGTACTTTTGGCGCTATCATTTTTCTACTTTTTTATTGAAGATTATTTTTTAAAAACAGCGTCTCCAGTTGAGATCAGTGTAAAGGAAGTTGGAAGAATTGAACGCTTGTCTAATCAAGAAAAAGATTATAAAGCACAATTAAAAAAAGAAAAAGTAACACTGTTTCAATTTAATCCTAATGAAGCTACACAGGAAGAATGGGAGCAATTAGGCTTTTCTACAAAACAAGCAGCATCAATTGTTAAGTATAGATCAAAAGGCTTTCGGTTTAAAAAGAAAACAGATCTTAAAAAACTGTATGTCATAGATGAAGAAAAGTATCAACAACTAGAGCCCTATATCGTTTTACCTGCTCAAAAACCAAAGAAAAAACAAGAAAATTACAGGATAGTATACCTGATTAGCCCTCAGCCAGTTTATCAAAAGTTGACGCCTTTAGGTCAAGTGTATTATAAGAAAGAGCAAGATGAGTACAAGTATTATTCAGAAGCTTATCCTAATTGGGAAATGGCTTATATAGCATTAGAAAATGTAACGTCAAAAGGCTTTGAAAGTGCTTTTATAACAAAATTACCCGTCGATTTTAGGTGTTATCCAATAGTTCATCAGAAAGAAAAATCGAAAAAAATAGAAGTGATAATAGAAGTCAACTCTGCAGATACCACTGCTTTTAAAAGGATGAAAGGAATAGGAAGTTATTATGCAAAAAAGCTAGTGAATTATCGAGAAAAATTGGGAGGTTTTTATTCCGTAGAACAACTAAAAGAAGTGTATGGAATACAACCAGAGGTGATCGAACAAAATAAAGACCGATTAACCCTAGACACAACATTAATCGATAAAATAAATATCAATACCGTAACAAAGGAAGAGCTGAAAAGACACCCTTATATTAAATGGAATATCGCAAATTCATTGGTGATGTATCGAATAAATCATGGGAAGTATCAAAGTGTTCAAAACATTCAAAACTCAGATTTGGTAAATGATGAATTATACCGTAAAATTGTAAGGTACTTAACAGTAAAATAA
- a CDS encoding aminoacetone oxidase family FAD-binding enzyme, which translates to MSEVKDLLVIGGGAGGFFAAINYAERYTNKKVVILEKGKQVLGKVKVSGGGRCNVTHACFVPRELVKFYPRGHKELMGPFSQFMTGDTMEWFESRGVSLKIEDDNRVFPITDDSQTIIDCFLSEVNRLGIEVKKQQTVVDFYQENEFWKVKTIEQEFTARKIVVATGGNSQPVLKKLNALGLETIENIPSLFTFNTKDVRFRNLAGVVAPFAGVKIAQTKFKESGPLLITHWGVSGPSILKLSAISARELHQLNYKFTIQIDWCLNYDVEDIKSTFSEMRVLHPKKSVINTNLFELPKRLWVSLVEYSKIPKERNWAEVGKKDLNRLQEVIKNAQIQINGKSTNKEEFVSCGGVDLKEINFSNFSSKQYPTMHIVGEVLNIDALTGGFNFQAAWTGGYLVGSEE; encoded by the coding sequence ATGAGTGAAGTAAAAGATTTATTAGTCATAGGAGGAGGTGCAGGAGGTTTCTTTGCAGCGATAAACTATGCTGAACGATATACCAATAAAAAAGTTGTAATCCTTGAAAAAGGGAAGCAAGTGTTGGGTAAAGTAAAAGTTTCTGGAGGAGGAAGGTGCAATGTGACACATGCTTGTTTTGTTCCAAGAGAATTGGTGAAGTTTTATCCAAGAGGACATAAAGAGTTAATGGGGCCATTTAGTCAGTTTATGACAGGAGATACCATGGAATGGTTTGAAAGTAGGGGAGTATCATTAAAAATAGAGGACGATAATCGAGTTTTTCCAATTACAGATGATTCGCAGACGATTATTGATTGTTTTCTTTCGGAAGTAAATCGCTTAGGGATTGAGGTCAAGAAACAACAAACAGTAGTAGACTTTTATCAAGAAAATGAGTTTTGGAAAGTTAAAACAATTGAGCAGGAGTTTACAGCTAGAAAGATTGTAGTAGCTACAGGAGGTAACAGTCAGCCAGTCTTAAAAAAGTTAAATGCGTTAGGGTTAGAAACAATAGAAAATATCCCATCATTATTTACATTTAATACCAAAGACGTACGTTTTAGAAATCTTGCAGGAGTTGTAGCGCCATTTGCAGGAGTTAAAATAGCTCAAACAAAGTTTAAAGAATCTGGGCCGTTATTAATTACGCATTGGGGCGTTAGTGGACCATCAATTTTAAAGTTATCTGCAATATCAGCCAGAGAATTACATCAATTAAATTATAAGTTTACCATTCAGATTGATTGGTGTTTAAACTATGATGTAGAGGATATCAAAAGCACTTTTTCTGAAATGAGGGTGTTGCATCCTAAGAAATCAGTTATTAATACTAATTTATTTGAGTTACCTAAAAGACTTTGGGTGTCATTAGTAGAATATTCCAAAATACCCAAAGAGCGCAATTGGGCTGAAGTGGGTAAAAAAGATTTAAACCGTTTACAAGAAGTGATTAAAAACGCTCAAATTCAAATTAACGGAAAAAGCACCAACAAAGAAGAGTTTGTGTCTTGTGGAGGAGTAGATTTAAAGGAAATCAATTTTTCCAATTTTTCATCAAAGCAATATCCCACCATGCACATTGTTGGTGAAGTCCTAAACATTGATGCGTTAACAGGAGGGTTTAATTTTCAAGCAGCTTGGACAGGAGGGTATTTAGTGGGAAGTGAGGAATAA
- a CDS encoding CAP domain-containing protein: MGQNNLFQNDLDQELKAIEGLVYHKIDSLRAKKKLKGLKVNPQLKEAAKLHVIWMKEKGKLSHIQNKSKTKTPQKRVALVGGDASFVGENVAYTLYSIELTDKKGRLYVNNSDEAIANDLVKMWRNSKGHYKNIITKGYYTTGVAIAVEKEENKVYAVQVFGGKQ; the protein is encoded by the coding sequence ATGGGGCAAAATAATCTATTTCAAAATGATTTAGATCAGGAGCTTAAGGCTATAGAAGGTTTAGTTTATCATAAAATAGATAGTCTAAGAGCTAAGAAAAAACTTAAGGGATTGAAAGTGAATCCTCAATTAAAAGAAGCAGCAAAATTGCATGTAATTTGGATGAAAGAGAAAGGCAAATTGTCTCATATTCAAAACAAATCTAAGACTAAAACACCTCAGAAACGAGTGGCCTTAGTAGGAGGAGATGCTAGTTTTGTTGGTGAGAATGTAGCCTATACATTGTATAGTATAGAGTTAACTGATAAAAAGGGAAGGTTGTATGTCAACAATAGTGATGAAGCTATAGCGAATGATTTAGTGAAGATGTGGCGAAATTCAAAAGGACACTATAAGAATATCATCACTAAGGGGTATTATACTACAGGGGTAGCAATCGCTGTTGAAAAGGAAGAAAACAAGGTGTATGCAGTTCAGGTTTTTGGAGGAAAGCAATAG
- a CDS encoding beta-lactamase family protein, with product MKKIILPIILLLMVLVCSAQGHSLAIAKRIDSLILARYNKSMFNGSILVQKDGELIYKRSLGWANIETRDTLKLSYPVRIASVTKTLTAVCILMLVDEGKVSLEHDVHDYLPEITKTGITIHHLLSHTSGIAAINGGGHFDKIGSYLEEREEYRFTNADVLRYFKEYQPEPLAEPGAKYSYSNVSYTILASIVERISGMKYADYLEKNIFIPCKMESSFLYLPNTKNNNPEKVFSYLRTEEEGYKREEVYYKYDDQGELLYSNDIYGDKYICSTVEDMNLFNKALLDGQLLQLSTVEKMLTPVLLNNGKPTADKQGYGIYQNTRTDRFFYEHSGAIGAYEVLNMFDLKGTQIILMLNIENGEFFRIASAVEDILENKKEQKTYKGRKEKLPKAKSAFLPVFNQKYKINYTPLYD from the coding sequence ATGAAAAAAATAATTCTCCCTATTATATTGTTGCTAATGGTACTTGTTTGTAGTGCTCAAGGACATTCTTTAGCTATTGCAAAACGTATAGATTCATTGATTTTAGCAAGATATAATAAATCAATGTTTAATGGTAGTATATTGGTTCAAAAAGATGGAGAGCTAATCTATAAGCGATCTCTGGGGTGGGCTAATATAGAAACAAGAGATACTTTAAAACTTTCTTACCCTGTAAGAATAGCTTCTGTCACCAAAACATTGACAGCAGTTTGTATCTTAATGTTGGTGGATGAGGGAAAGGTAAGTTTAGAGCATGATGTTCATGATTATTTACCTGAGATAACCAAAACAGGAATAACAATTCATCATTTATTGTCACATACTTCTGGTATAGCTGCTATAAATGGAGGCGGACATTTTGATAAGATAGGTAGTTATTTAGAGGAAAGAGAAGAGTATCGTTTTACCAACGCCGATGTGTTAAGGTATTTTAAAGAGTATCAACCAGAACCACTAGCTGAACCAGGAGCAAAATATTCATATAGCAATGTCTCTTATACGATATTGGCAAGTATAGTTGAAAGGATATCTGGTATGAAGTATGCTGATTATCTAGAAAAAAACATTTTTATTCCTTGTAAAATGGAAAGCTCTTTTTTGTACTTGCCTAATACAAAAAATAATAACCCAGAAAAGGTGTTTAGTTACTTAAGAACTGAAGAAGAAGGGTATAAAAGAGAGGAAGTCTACTATAAGTATGATGATCAAGGTGAATTATTGTATTCAAACGATATATATGGAGATAAATATATATGCTCCACGGTCGAAGATATGAATCTTTTTAATAAAGCATTACTAGATGGGCAGTTACTTCAATTAAGTACAGTAGAAAAAATGTTAACACCAGTTTTGTTAAATAATGGGAAACCTACTGCTGATAAACAAGGTTATGGGATTTATCAAAACACACGGACAGATCGTTTTTTTTATGAGCATTCTGGAGCAATAGGAGCTTATGAAGTATTAAATATGTTTGATTTAAAAGGGACTCAAATAATTCTGATGCTTAACATCGAAAATGGGGAGTTTTTTAGAATCGCCTCTGCTGTTGAGGATATTTTAGAAAACAAAAAAGAACAAAAAACGTATAAAGGGAGAAAAGAAAAGTTACCAAAAGCAAAGAGCGCTTTTTTACCAGTTTTCAATCAAAAATATAAAATAAATTATACGCCATTATATGATTAA
- a CDS encoding beta-lactamase family protein: protein MHKIVFLIVLFYSWSGIAQERYLNLTKRIDSLIMSRYNKGLFSGSVLVQKEGKVVYKRAFGWANIEQRDTLELQAPMRIASVTKTFTAVCVLKLAQEGKIDLYKDINVYLPEIEKSGITIHHLLSHTSGIAYINGRGHDVEQYGENRGDNRTTNDDVLRYFKEQRPKPKNKVGEKHVYSNISYTILASLIERIGGMKYSAYLEQNIFIPLQMKNSFLYLPNDQNTNPEKVLSYAVNKKGFQYIRPYYSYDEKGILKWSSDKYGDKYICSTVEDLNKFNSALINGEILNQEMLNKMLTPAKLNNDELCDSKYGYGIYQYEQALGVLYQHGGALAAFRARNMFDLKGNQFILLMNTNSNEYWRLHHAILRLIGKENERSEPSKGQLTKKEVKFEPVFNQKYKINYAPLYD from the coding sequence ATGCATAAAATTGTTTTTCTAATTGTTTTGTTTTATAGCTGGAGTGGAATCGCTCAAGAACGATATTTAAATCTAACCAAACGAATTGATTCTTTAATAATGTCTCGTTATAACAAAGGTTTGTTTAGTGGTAGTGTCTTAGTTCAAAAAGAAGGAAAAGTGGTTTATAAAAGAGCTTTTGGTTGGGCAAATATAGAACAAAGAGATACACTAGAATTACAAGCCCCCATGCGGATAGCTTCAGTGACTAAGACGTTTACTGCTGTTTGTGTTTTAAAGTTAGCCCAAGAAGGAAAGATCGATTTGTATAAAGATATTAATGTTTATTTGCCCGAAATAGAAAAGTCAGGAATTACAATACATCATTTATTGTCTCATACTTCAGGGATAGCATACATCAATGGAAGAGGGCATGATGTTGAGCAGTACGGCGAAAATAGAGGGGATAACAGAACAACAAATGATGATGTGTTGAGGTATTTTAAAGAACAGCGCCCTAAACCTAAGAATAAGGTTGGTGAAAAGCATGTTTATAGTAATATTAGTTATACGATCTTAGCAAGTTTGATAGAGCGTATAGGAGGAATGAAGTACTCTGCGTATTTAGAACAGAATATTTTTATACCATTACAGATGAAAAATTCTTTTTTATACTTGCCTAATGATCAAAATACAAATCCAGAAAAGGTATTAAGTTATGCGGTTAATAAAAAAGGGTTTCAGTACATAAGACCTTATTACTCTTATGATGAAAAAGGAATCCTTAAATGGTCAAGTGATAAATATGGGGATAAGTACATCTGCTCTACAGTAGAAGACCTCAATAAGTTCAATAGTGCTTTAATCAATGGTGAAATTCTTAATCAAGAGATGTTGAATAAAATGTTAACTCCTGCAAAATTAAACAATGATGAATTATGTGACAGTAAATATGGGTATGGAATCTATCAATATGAACAAGCTTTAGGTGTTCTTTATCAGCATGGAGGTGCTTTAGCAGCATTTAGAGCTAGGAATATGTTTGATTTAAAAGGAAATCAATTTATCTTATTAATGAATACGAACAGTAATGAATATTGGAGGTTGCATCATGCAATTTTAAGGTTGATTGGTAAAGAAAATGAAAGGTCTGAACCATCAAAAGGACAGCTTACTAAAAAGGAGGTAAAATTTGAACCTGTTTTTAATCAAAAATATAAAATCAATTATGCTCCCTTATATGATTAA